In Amaranthus tricolor cultivar Red isolate AtriRed21 chromosome 3, ASM2621246v1, whole genome shotgun sequence, a single window of DNA contains:
- the LOC130808138 gene encoding uncharacterized protein LOC130808138, whose product MSRLAPLSEEPFNEEETRKLSKKTHAWKNWVKNLFFHKKSDLKILLSVLACPLFPVSLQPNQSILQVSSSSQYIIEHFRAATGCKKLEKMAVKNIFVTGKVTMTMLEEPSISGSSAVLVAAGETHKGCFVMWEMLPNKWSIELVVGGHKVLAGSDGNVAWRYTPWLGSHPAKGGVRPLRRALQGLDPMAISEAFSVAQYMGEKEVMGTDCFVLKLSAEQIDLADRSDNTAETIKHVTFGYFSQKSGLLVYLEDSYLTRIQSPGGSPRYWETTMGSKIEDYRTVEGVMIAHSGQTHAIITRFGDNLKSGPTILRMEEAWMIDDFAFNVQGLSLDCFIPPQEVKNNVLEEKLKQRPIFPLDI is encoded by the exons ATGAGTCGTCTTGCCCCATTATCAGAAGAACCTTTCAACGAAGAAGAAACCAGGAAATTGTCTAAAAAAACCCATGCATGGAAGAATTGGGTTAAAAATCTCTTTTTTCATAAAAAGTCTGATCTTAAAATCCTTTTAAGTGTTCTTGCTTGCCCTCTTTTTCCTGTCTCTCTTCAACCTAACCAATCTATTCTTCAg GTATCATCGTCATCCCAGTACATAATAGAACACTTCAGAGCAGCAACAGGGTGCAAAAAGCTAGAAAAAATGGCagttaaaaacatatttgtaacAGGGAAAGTAACCATGACAATGCTTGAAGAGCCGAGCATAAGTGGCTCTTCAGCCGTATTAGTAGCCGCCGGAGAGACACACAAAGGGTGTTTTGTGATGTGGGAAATGCTTCCTAACAAATGGTCAATTGAGCTTGTGGTTGGTGGTCATAAAGTGCTGGCTGGTAGTGATGGTAATGTGGCTTGGCGCTACACTCCTTGGCTCGGCTCCCACCCGGCTAAAGGCGGTGTACGACCGCTTCGTCGTGCTCTTCAG gGGCTCGATCCTATGGCAATATCGGAAGCATTCTCTGTAGCTCAATACATGGGCGAGAAGGAGGTCATGGGAACGGATTGTTTTGTTCTAAAATTGTCTGCTGAACAGATTGATCTCGCTGATCGGAGTGATAACACAGCCGAAACAATCAAGCATGTAACTTTTGGCTACTTCAGCCAAAAGAGTGGATTGCTTGTTTACTTAGAAGACTCTTACTTGACTAGAATACAATCTCCTGGTGGATCCCCTCGTTATTGGGAAACCACGATGGGTTCGAAAATTGAAGACTACCGAACAGTAGAGGGTGTGATGATTGCACATTCTGGTCAAACCCATGCCATCATCACTCGATTTGGTGATAATCTTAAATCAGGTCCGACTATCCTTCGGATGGAGGAGGCATGGATGATCGATGACTTTGCGTTCAATGTGCAAGGGCTTTCTTTGGATTGTTTTATTCCTCCACAAGAAGTGAAGAACAACGTGCTCGAGGAAAAACTAAAACAACGTCCAATTTTCCCTCTTGATATCTGA